A single Panthera tigris isolate Pti1 chromosome A3, P.tigris_Pti1_mat1.1, whole genome shotgun sequence DNA region contains:
- the MOCS3 gene encoding adenylyltransferase and sulfurtransferase MOCS3, with the protein MLFRTTSGRGAMASREEVLALQAQVAQREEELSFLKQKLAAAVLAEQEPERLVSVSPLPPKASLSRDEILRYSRQLVLPELGVQGQLRLAAASVLVVGCGGLGCPLAQYLAAAGVGRLGLVDYDVVEMSNLARQVLHGEALAGQAKVFSAAASLRRLNSAVECVPYAEALTPATALDLVRRYDVVADCSDNVPTRYLVNDACVLAGRPLVSASALRFEGQITVYHYDGGPCYRCVFPQPPPAETVTNCADGGVLGVVTGVLGCLQALEVLKIAAGLGPSYSGSLLIFDALRGHFRCIQLRGRRPDCAACGERPTVTALEDYEAFCGSSATDKCRSLRLLSPEERVSVTDYKRLLDSGSPHLLLDVRPQVEVDICRLPHALHIPLKRLERRDAESLELLGEAIREGKQGTQEGAAFPVYVICKLGNDSQKAVKILQSLTAVQEFESFTVQDVVGGLMAWAAKIDGTFPQY; encoded by the coding sequence ATGCTCTTCAGGACAACTTCCGGGAGGGGCGCCATGGCTTCCAGGGAGGAGGTACTCGCCTTGCAGGCTCAAGTTGCCCAGCGCGAGGAGGAGCTGAGTTTCCTGAAGCAGAAGCTGGCGGCGGCTGTTTTGGCGGAGCAGGAGCCAGAGCGGCTGGTTTCGGTATCACCCCTGCCGCCGAAGGCCTCCCTGTCTCGAGATGAGATTTTGCGCTATAGCCGGCAGTTGGTGCTTCCTGAGCTGGGCGTGCAGGGACAGCTGCGCCTGGCCGCTGCATCGGTGCTAGTAGTGGGCTGCGGTGGGCTCGGCTGCCCGCTGGCGCAGTACCTGGCAGCGGCCGGCGTAGGCCGCCTTGGCCTTGTGGACTACGACGTAGTAGAAATGAGCAACTTGGCCCGCCAGGTGCTGCATGGCGAGGCACTGGCCGGGCAGGCCAAGGTCTTTTCGGCCGCCGCCTCGCTGCGCCGCCTCAATTCGGCGGTGGAGTGCGTGCCTTATGCGGAGGCGCTTACGCCAGCCACGGCGCTAGACTTAGTCCGCCGTTATGACGTGGTGGCTGACTGCTCTGACAACGTGCCCACTCGCTACCTGGTTAATGACGCATGTGTGCTAGCCGGCCGGCCTCTCGTGTCAGCCAGCGCCCTGCGCTTTGAGGGCCAAATCACGGTCTACCACTATGACGGCGGGCCTTGCTACCGCTGCGTATTCCCTCAGCCACCTCCTGCGGAGACAGTGACCAACTGCGCGGATGGCGGGGTGCTCGGTGTCGTAACCGGGGTCCTGGGCTGCTTGCAGGCGCTGGAAGTGTTGAAGATCGCAGCAGGCCTGGGCCCGTCTTACAGCGGCAGCCTGTTGATCTTTGATGCGCTCAGAGGACATTTTCGTTGTATTCAGCTTCGGGGCCGCAGGCCTGACTGTGCAGCTTGTGGGGAGCGGCCCACAGTGACTGCCCTGGAGGATTACGAAGCCTTCTGTGGCTCCTCAGCCACTGATAAGTGCCGCTCTCTGCGGTTGCTGAGCCCAGAGGAGCGAGTTTCGGTCACCGACTATAAGCGACTTCTGGATTCCGGCTCACCCCACCTGTTGCTGGACGTTAGGCCTCAAGTGGAGGTGGACATCTGTCGTTTGCCTCATGCCTTACACATCCCTTTGAAACGTTTGGAACGGAGGGATGCAGAGAGCCTGGAACTCTTAGGAGAAGCTATCCGGGAAGGGAAGCAGGGCACACAGGAAGGGGCAGCTTTCCCGGTTTATGTGATTTGCAAACTGGGCAATGACTCCCAGAAAGCCGTGAAGATCCTGCAGTCCTTGACAGCAGTCCAGGAGTTCGAATCGTTCACAGTTCAAGATGTTGTGGGGGGCCTTATGGCCTGGGCTGCCAAAATCGATGGAACATTTCCGCAGTACTGA